The proteins below come from a single Piscinibacter gummiphilus genomic window:
- a CDS encoding glycosyltransferase family 4 protein, with protein MPTTVPQMLYIAPGDPWDRWTNSGTTVALIEGLQRNGRLFGALSRFDTDLKELHGRSATRQLMRRLQRKLGHAHQPTDDSLATDETSPLLAPLLRKLPEGSWVMYHYAIPKIDRSLPIKRVLFQDMTVDDAVRAGGFGWGSRTKEQIDASRAEIIQANKDADAIVSFGSFVADTMHAQYGIPKSKVFALGGGPIRRWDHPVPADLARYKKRQILFCGRAWERKGGPVLIEAFRKVRRELPDATLTVVSAGAPPLNEPGVEQFGHASDEKLHELYATASLFCMPSICESWGLVYVEAAAHGLPTANWSNWALPDIVDHNVTGVLSDRHDVDGLAEAIIEALRDPKHLMDMGQNAVKRVRDVLDWPHCVDRLLAATMPDALQGREPVWMRPR; from the coding sequence ATGCCGACAACCGTGCCCCAAATGCTCTACATCGCACCCGGCGACCCGTGGGACCGCTGGACCAACTCCGGCACCACGGTGGCGCTGATCGAGGGGCTGCAACGAAACGGTCGGCTCTTCGGCGCCCTGAGTCGCTTCGACACCGACCTCAAGGAGTTGCACGGCCGCAGCGCGACCCGCCAGTTGATGCGGCGCTTGCAGCGCAAGCTGGGGCACGCACATCAGCCGACGGACGACTCGTTGGCTACCGACGAGACAAGCCCGCTGCTCGCGCCCCTGCTGCGCAAGCTGCCCGAAGGCAGCTGGGTGATGTACCACTACGCCATTCCCAAGATCGACCGCTCGCTGCCCATCAAGCGCGTGTTGTTCCAGGACATGACGGTCGACGACGCCGTGCGCGCCGGCGGCTTCGGCTGGGGCTCACGCACGAAAGAGCAGATCGACGCAAGCCGGGCAGAGATCATCCAGGCCAACAAGGATGCGGACGCGATCGTGTCCTTCGGCAGCTTCGTGGCAGACACCATGCACGCGCAGTACGGCATCCCGAAGAGCAAGGTGTTCGCGTTGGGGGGCGGCCCCATCCGCCGCTGGGATCATCCGGTGCCGGCAGACCTCGCGCGCTACAAGAAGCGACAGATCCTCTTTTGCGGGCGCGCGTGGGAGCGCAAGGGCGGGCCCGTCCTGATCGAGGCGTTCCGCAAGGTTCGCCGCGAGTTGCCCGATGCCACGCTCACCGTGGTGAGCGCCGGCGCGCCCCCGCTCAACGAACCGGGCGTGGAGCAATTCGGGCATGCGAGCGACGAGAAGCTGCACGAGCTGTACGCCACCGCGTCGCTCTTCTGCATGCCCAGCATCTGCGAGTCGTGGGGGCTGGTCTATGTCGAGGCCGCCGCCCATGGCCTGCCGACGGCCAACTGGAGCAACTGGGCATTGCCCGACATCGTCGACCACAACGTGACCGGCGTGCTGAGCGACAGGCACGACGTCGACGGCCTTGCCGAAGCCATCATCGAAGCGCTGCGCGATCCAAAGCACCTGATGGACATGGGTCAGAACGCCGTCAAGCGTGTCCGTGACGTGCTGGATTGGCCCCACTGCGTGGACCGCCTGCTGGCAGCCACCATGCCCGACGCGCTGCAAGGGCGCGAGCCGGTGTGGATGCGGCCGAGATAA
- the ubiE gene encoding bifunctional demethylmenaquinone methyltransferase/2-methoxy-6-polyprenyl-1,4-benzoquinol methylase UbiE, producing the protein MSSTHFGYQTVDEAEKAGKVRGVFDSVASRYDVMNDMMSLGLHRAWKAYTVAVAALREGDKVLDLAGGTGDLAKAFAKKVGERGTVVHTDINEAMLRQGRDRLLDKGLALPTSICDAESLPFATGSFDLVSVAFGLRNMTHKDRALAEMCRVLRPGGRLLVLEFSKVAAPLQKPYDWYSFKVLPALGKLIAGDSDSYRYLAESIRMHPGQQELKAMMKTAGFGHVDVHNLSAGVVALHVGIKC; encoded by the coding sequence ATGAGCAGCACGCATTTCGGCTACCAGACCGTCGACGAGGCCGAGAAGGCCGGCAAGGTGCGCGGTGTGTTCGATTCGGTGGCGTCGCGCTACGACGTGATGAACGACATGATGTCCCTCGGCCTGCACCGCGCCTGGAAGGCGTACACGGTGGCCGTGGCAGCTCTGCGCGAGGGTGACAAGGTGCTCGACCTCGCTGGCGGCACCGGCGATCTCGCGAAAGCCTTCGCCAAGAAAGTGGGCGAGCGCGGCACCGTGGTGCACACCGACATCAACGAAGCCATGCTGCGCCAGGGGCGCGACCGCCTGCTCGACAAGGGGCTCGCGCTGCCGACGTCGATCTGCGACGCCGAATCGCTGCCGTTTGCCACCGGCAGCTTCGACCTCGTGAGCGTGGCCTTCGGCCTGCGCAACATGACCCACAAGGACCGGGCGCTGGCCGAGATGTGCCGTGTGCTGCGCCCGGGCGGGCGCTTGCTGGTGCTCGAGTTCTCGAAGGTCGCTGCGCCGCTGCAGAAGCCCTACGACTGGTACTCGTTCAAGGTGCTGCCGGCGCTGGGCAAGCTGATCGCCGGGGATTCCGACAGCTACCGCTACCTGGCCGAGTCGATCCGCATGCACCCGGGCCAACAGGAGCTGAAGGCCATGATGAAGACGGCGGGCTTTGGGCACGTGGACGTGCACAACCTCAGCGCCGGGGTGGTGGCGCTGCACGTCGGCATCAAGTGCTGA
- a CDS encoding glycosyltransferase family A protein encodes MKAAMREKPAKYVLISPCRNEADYMRQTLDTVVAQSLRPTKWVIVDDGSTDETPEILKEYANKHEWIEIVTRADRGHRAVGPGVVDAFYSGYAAIIPDDYDFVCKLDLDLRLPPRYFEILVDRMAANPRLGTCSGKAYLEENGELISERHGDENSLGMTKFYRVSCFKDIGGFVREVGWDGIDGHKCRMKGWTAISWDEPELRFVHLRTMGASHKGIYTGRYRQGYGQYYMGTGLLFLTASVVSRLNQKPYVLGQLTILWGWIYSFLQGKPRYQDPEFRAFLRAYQRRALLVGKKRAAEECAQTPMTGKASLS; translated from the coding sequence ATGAAAGCCGCCATGCGTGAGAAGCCCGCCAAGTACGTGTTGATTTCGCCGTGTCGCAACGAAGCCGACTACATGCGACAGACGCTCGACACCGTGGTCGCGCAGTCGCTGCGTCCGACCAAGTGGGTGATCGTCGACGACGGCTCGACCGACGAGACGCCAGAGATTCTCAAGGAGTATGCGAACAAGCACGAGTGGATCGAGATCGTGACGCGTGCCGATCGCGGCCACCGTGCGGTGGGGCCTGGCGTGGTCGATGCGTTCTACAGCGGTTACGCCGCCATCATCCCCGACGACTACGACTTCGTCTGCAAGCTCGACCTCGACCTGCGCCTGCCGCCGCGCTACTTCGAGATCCTCGTCGACCGCATGGCCGCCAACCCGCGCCTGGGCACCTGCAGCGGCAAGGCGTACCTCGAAGAGAACGGCGAGCTCATCAGCGAGCGCCACGGCGACGAGAACTCGCTGGGCATGACCAAGTTCTACCGCGTGTCGTGCTTCAAGGACATCGGCGGCTTCGTGCGTGAAGTCGGCTGGGACGGCATCGACGGCCACAAGTGCCGCATGAAAGGCTGGACGGCCATCAGCTGGGACGAGCCCGAGCTGCGCTTCGTGCACCTGCGCACCATGGGCGCCAGCCACAAGGGCATCTACACCGGCCGCTACCGCCAGGGCTACGGCCAGTACTACATGGGCACTGGCCTGCTGTTCCTCACGGCCAGCGTCGTGTCGCGCCTGAACCAGAAGCCCTATGTGCTGGGCCAGCTGACCATCCTCTGGGGTTGGATCTACAGCTTCCTGCAGGGCAAGCCGCGCTACCAGGACCCGGAGTTCCGGGCCTTCCTGCGCGCGTACCAACGAAGAGCCTTGCTCGTGGGCAAGAAGCGCGCGGCCGAGGAATGCGCCCAAACGCCGATGACCGGGAAGGCATCGCTCTCGTAA
- a CDS encoding UDP-glucose/GDP-mannose dehydrogenase family protein, which yields MKVTIIGTGYVGLVTGACLSEMGNHVVCLDVDAKKIQVLNDGGIPIYEPGLKEVVQRNVSAGRLQFTTDVQLAVNHGTLQFIGVGTPPDEDGSADLQYVLAAARNIGRYMTDYKVVVDKSTVPVGTADKVRAVIAEELAKRDKQVDFAVVSNPEFLKEGAAVEDFMRPDRIVVGADDERSILLMRALYAPYIRSHERLLVMDVRSAEFTKYAANSMLATRISFMNELALLAEKVGADIELVRKGIGSDPRIGYQFLYAGTGYGGSCFPKDVNALMRTGKEYGIDLKVLNAVDRANQHQKTVLVEKVVARFGADLTGRRFAMWGLAFKPNTDDMRDAPSRDVIQALAERGATIVAYDPVAAEEAHRVLSHVKSLQIVDNVAATLEGADALLILTEWREFKSPDFDQIKRLLKQPVIFDGRNLYEPALMRDLGFDYRGIGRGTAQLKAAE from the coding sequence GTGAAAGTAACGATCATCGGGACGGGCTATGTGGGTCTCGTCACGGGCGCCTGCTTGTCGGAGATGGGCAACCACGTGGTGTGCCTGGACGTCGACGCGAAGAAGATCCAGGTGCTCAACGATGGCGGCATCCCGATCTACGAGCCGGGCCTGAAAGAGGTCGTCCAGCGCAACGTCAGCGCCGGCCGCCTGCAGTTCACGACCGATGTGCAACTCGCGGTCAACCACGGCACGCTGCAGTTCATCGGCGTGGGCACGCCGCCCGATGAAGACGGCTCGGCCGACCTGCAGTACGTGCTGGCCGCCGCCCGCAACATCGGCCGCTACATGACCGACTACAAGGTGGTGGTCGACAAGAGCACGGTGCCCGTGGGCACGGCCGACAAGGTGCGCGCCGTCATCGCCGAAGAGCTGGCCAAGCGCGACAAGCAGGTCGACTTCGCCGTCGTCTCCAACCCCGAGTTCCTGAAGGAAGGCGCCGCTGTCGAAGACTTCATGCGCCCCGACCGCATCGTGGTGGGCGCCGACGACGAGCGCTCCATCCTGCTGATGCGCGCCCTGTACGCGCCGTACATCCGCAGCCACGAGCGCCTGCTGGTGATGGACGTGCGCAGCGCCGAATTCACCAAGTACGCCGCCAATTCGATGCTGGCCACCCGCATCAGCTTCATGAACGAGCTGGCGCTCCTGGCCGAGAAGGTCGGTGCCGACATCGAGCTCGTGCGCAAGGGCATCGGCAGCGACCCACGCATCGGCTACCAGTTCCTCTACGCCGGCACCGGCTACGGCGGCTCCTGCTTCCCGAAGGACGTGAACGCGCTGATGCGCACGGGCAAGGAGTACGGCATCGACCTGAAGGTGCTGAACGCCGTCGACCGTGCCAACCAGCACCAGAAGACCGTGCTGGTCGAGAAGGTCGTCGCTCGCTTCGGCGCAGACCTCACCGGCCGCCGCTTCGCGATGTGGGGCCTCGCCTTCAAGCCCAACACCGACGACATGCGCGACGCGCCGAGCCGCGACGTGATCCAGGCCCTGGCCGAGCGCGGCGCCACCATCGTGGCCTACGACCCGGTGGCCGCCGAAGAGGCCCATCGCGTGCTGAGCCACGTGAAGTCGCTGCAGATCGTCGACAACGTGGCGGCCACGCTGGAAGGCGCCGATGCGCTCTTGATCCTCACCGAATGGCGGGAGTTCAAGAGCCCCGACTTCGACCAGATCAAGCGCCTGCTGAAGCAGCCCGTCATCTTCGACGGCCGCAACCTCTACGAGCCCGCCCTGATGCGCGACCTGGGCTTCGACTACCGTGGCATCGGCCGCGGCACCGCGCAGCTCAAAGCGGCCGAATGA